TGGAGGCGCCGGTGAAGCGGATTGCGGTTCCGGATGTGCCAATTCCTTATAGCCGTCCGCTTGAACAATTTGTATTGCCAAATGCCGATAAAATTTTCCGTGAGGCGATCCAACTCGTCAATGAATAAGGAGAAGTTCGTTCCAAGGGAGGCAGCTTATGGTTGTCGAAGTGACATTGCCCAAACTATCCGATTCCCACGATGAAAGTTTCATTACGTTTTGGCACGTTTCCGAAGGAGATGCGGTGGAAAAAGGAGCCACGCTGGTGGAAGTGCAAACAGAAAAGGCCGTTTCAGAAATTCACGCTCCCGAGTCAGGAACAGTAAAAGAGATCAAAAAGAAACGAGGGGATACGGCCAAGGTCGGCGAAGTACTGGCCGTCATTGCCGTCGAAACGTTTGCTCCGGACGGCGGAGATCCGCAGACAGAGATCAAGATCACCCCACGCGTAAAAAAACTGGCCAAGGAGCTTGGCGTCGATTGGAGTACGGTCACACCGACGGGGGCGAACGGCAAAATCACGGAAGAGGATATTCGTCGTGCGGCGAGCGCGGGAAAACAAAGGACTCCTCAAAAAACATTCGTGGCTGCCCCGTCAGTGCGAAAGTTTGCCCGCGAGCAGAACGTGTCTTTAGAGGAAATCACTCCAAGCGGAAAGAACGGAAGAATATTGAAAAGCGATATTGAAGCAGCACTGTCGGTTCGGCAGCAAAAAGCAACCGATGAGGCTGCTGCTAGTGTTGAGATTGTCAAGAAGCAGGAAAGCCGGGAAAAAGTGCGCCGAGTGCCGCTGACAGGCATCCGCAAGGCTATCGCCCAAGCGATGGTGCGGTCAATGCGGACCATTCCGCAAGTCACCCATTTTGGCGAGGCCGATGCGACCCGTCTTTTTCAACATCGCCGACGGATCAAACCGCTAGCTGAGCAACAAGGGGTGAAACTGACCTATTTAGCCTATGTGGTAAAAGCACTGGCGGCGGTGTTGAAAAAGTATCCAATGCTCAACGCTTCGCTTGATGAGGAACGAGAAGAAATCGTCATTCACGAATTCATTCACATTGGGTTTGCGGTTGACACTGACCGTGGATTGCTCGTCCCGGTGATTCGTGATGCGGATCAAAAATCGTTGTTCCAAATTGCGAAAGAAATTGAAGAATTGACGGCGAAGGCGAGAGCGGGAACGATTCAAGCGGTGGAGATGAGCGGAGGGACATGCACGGTTTCGAACATCGGCTCGGCCAATGGTTCGTGGTTCACGCCGATTATTCATTATCCACAGTCTTGTCTTTTAGGAATCGGGAAAGTTGAGAAAAAACCGGTGGTCGTCGATGATTCGATTGAGATTGCTTCTGTGATGCCGCTGTCTCTTACTTACGATCACCGTCTTATTGATGGGATGATGGCTCAACACGCCTTAAATGAATGTCAAACGTACTTGTCTGAACCGGATTGGCTGCTTGTTATGTGACAAAAAACCCCGCCCCTATTCCGGGGTGGGGTGAGAGAAGAGGGGCACCTTGTAAAGAAGTAGAGGAACATCGTAGCTTTATCGTACTCATTTTTTTACAATCACGCCATATTTTTGTTAGAAAAGGTAACGTGATTTTATTAAAAAAGTTCGGCGCCAGCGGCTGCCGCGGTCAATCGCTGATGAACTTGCCGCCATTTACATGAAGCATTTGCCCGGTCATGTACGACGATTCGTCGCTCGCCAAAAAGACGTAGCACGGGGCGACTTCGCTCGGCTGGCCGGGCCGTTTCATCGGGGTGTTGGCGCCGAATGCGGCGACTTGCTCACTTTGAAAGGTGGAGGGGATGAGCGGCGTCCAAATCGGGCCTGGGGCGACGCCATTGACGCGGATGCCTTGCCCAACGAGCGCTTTGGCGAGCGAGCGGGTGAACGCGACGATTGCGCCTTTTGTCGCCGAGTAGTCGATGAGCTGTTCGTTTCCTTCGTAGGCGGTGACCGAAGCGGTGTTGATAATGGCGCTTCCGTTTTTTAAGTGCGGGAGCGCCGCTTTCGTTAGGAAAAAGTAGCCGAATACGTTCGTGCGAAACGTTTTTTCCAGCTGCGCGGCGGTGATGTTGAGAAAGTTCGGCTGTGGGTGCTGTTCAGCGGCGTTATTGACGACGATATCGAGCTTGCCGAACGCTTTGATTGTTTGTTTCACCGCCTCTTTGCAAAACGTTTCATCGCCGATGTCGCCGGCGATGGCCAAGCACCGTTTTCCTTCCTGTTCGACAAGCCGTTTTGTTTCCTCGGCGTCCTCGTGTTCGTTCAAATACAAAATGGCGACATCGGCCCCTTCTTTGGCGAAATGGACGGCGACCGCCCGGCCGATGCCGCTGTCGCCGCCGCTGATGATGGCGACTCTGTTTTCGAGCTTGCCGCTTCCTTTATAGGTGTCTTTGATGGTGATCGGCTGCGGGTTCATCTCCGTTTGCAGGCCCGGCTGGCGCGTCTGGTGTTGCGGCGGCAGCGTCGTTTGTTGCTTCGTGACCATATTTGCTCCTCCTTGGATATGTATTGTCATCATTAGTATGGGACGGAGGAGGGGAATTATGTGTCAGGTGGACATCTATGATGAAAAATATGGTGAGTCAAGAGGAGAACTCAGTTTCCTTGCCGTCCATTTAGCTCAAGATCGCAAATTTCGTGGGAATGACGGGCCTCAGCACCTTGTCAGTGAACTGAAACATGATGTTTTCCCTAAGTATGAAGGAGGGGATGATGAATGATCAAAAAGGAAGATCAGTTGATTTCGTTATTTGGGAGTATGCCTCCCAAAGGAGACCGTTCTCCGATGGATTGGAAGAGTATTCGTAGACAAGCGAAAGAAGAATGGCTGAAAAAGTTGGAGAATCGTGAACAAATAAAAACAAAAAAGTGACTGTATATCGTTCGGGTGGAGCATTCAAAGAAAAACGACAAACGAGCCGGCCGATTCGGCCAGCTCGTTTCCTGCTTATAACACATTGAAATAACGCGCTTCCGGATGGGCGAAGACGATCGCCGAAACCGATGCTTCGGGCTCCATCATATAGCCGTCGGTGAGGCGGATGCCGACATCTTCCGGATGAAGCAGGCGGAACAGTTTCTCTTGGTCTTCCAAGTTCGGACAGGCCGGGTAGCCGAACGAGTAGCGCTGGCCTTGGTATTTGGCGGCAAAGCGCTCTTCCATTGTGAAATCCGGGTCGTCCGGGAAGCCCCAACGGTCGCGCATAATTTGATGGATGCGCTCGGCGAATCCTTCGGCGATCTCGAGCGCCAACGCTTGGATGGCATGGCTTTTCAAAAATTCGCCTTCTTCCTTCCAGCGCTGGGCGAGTTCGCGGACGCCATGCCCGGCGGTGACGGCGAACAAGCCGACGTAATCCATTTCACCGCTTTCTTTCGATTTCAAATAATCGGCGAGGCAAAGATACGGCGCCCGCGGTTGGCGCGGAAAGTCGAACATCTCGAGCACTGTTTTGCCGTCAGTCGGATCGTAAATGTAAACCCGGTTGCCGTCGCTTTGCGCCGGGAAGAAGCGGTAGACGCCGGCGGGCTGAATCCAGCCATGCTCTTTCGCTTTGGCGACGAGTTCGTCGACGACCGCTTTTAACGCCAACGCTTTTTCGTCTTTCTCTTCAAGCAGCCGTTTCACTTTTCCTTTCAAGCCGAGGTGGTGGCCGAGCACCATTTGCCAGTTGACGTACGGCAACACGTGGTCAAGCGGCACATTTTTTAGCACGTGGCGCTCGAGATCGGCCGGGATGTAGACGGGAACGTCGGTCGAGACGGTCGATTTAACCGCTGTGACCACCGTCGTTTGCCGCGTTGGCTCGCTTTCGGCCGTTTCTTTTTTCTTGTAGTCAATCTCGCCCTGCTGGATTTGGTTGGCAAGGGCAAGCCCGTCCATGGCGTCTTTCGCGTACAAGACAACGCCGTCGTACTCGGGCGCGATTTTGTTTTCCGTAAATTTGCGCGTCAAGGCGGCGCCGCCGACTAAAATCGGGGTCGAGATGCCCGCTTGGCGCAAGTCTTGGGCGGTGACGACCATCTGTTGAGCCGATTTCACAAGCAAGCCCGACAACCCGATAATGTCCGGCTGATGTTCGCGCACCGCTTCAATGAGTTGTTGCGGGGCGACTTTAATGCCGAGGTCGATCACCTCGTAGCCGTTGTTGCTTAGAATGATGTCGACCAAGTTTTTGCCGATGTCATGCACATCGCCTTTGACGGTGGCGAGAATGACTTTTCCTTTTGTGCTTCCTTCTTTCTTTTCCATATACGGCTCTAAAAAGGCGACCGCTGCTTTCATCACTTCCGCGCTTTGCAATACTTCAGCGACGATGAGCTGGTTGTTGTTGAACAGCCGCCCGACTTCATCCATGCCGGCCATGAGCGGACCGTTGATGATGGACAGCGGATCGGAGTAGGTCTCAAGCGCCTTTTCCAAATCGGGAATGAGCCCGTCTTTCGACCCTTCAATAACGTAGCGGGCGAGCCGCTCTTCCAAGCTCAAGTTCGTCTGCGCCGGTTTGGCGGCGGTGATTTTGCTTCGGTAAAATTCGATAAAGGCGTTTAATGTTTCGTCGTTTGTGTCAAAAAGAAGCGCCTCGGCCATTCGCACTTCTTCTTCCGGAATCGAAGCGAACCGCTCGAGCTTCTCGGTGTTGACAATGGCGTAATCGAGCCCGGCTTGCGTGCAATGGTACAAAAAGACCGAGTTCAGCACTTCGCGCCCGGCCGGCGGCAAGCCGAACGAGACGTTGCTGATGCCGAGCATCGTTAAGCAATGA
Above is a window of Geobacillus thermoleovorans DNA encoding:
- a CDS encoding dihydrolipoamide acetyltransferase family protein; translation: MVVEVTLPKLSDSHDESFITFWHVSEGDAVEKGATLVEVQTEKAVSEIHAPESGTVKEIKKKRGDTAKVGEVLAVIAVETFAPDGGDPQTEIKITPRVKKLAKELGVDWSTVTPTGANGKITEEDIRRAASAGKQRTPQKTFVAAPSVRKFAREQNVSLEEITPSGKNGRILKSDIEAALSVRQQKATDEAAASVEIVKKQESREKVRRVPLTGIRKAIAQAMVRSMRTIPQVTHFGEADATRLFQHRRRIKPLAEQQGVKLTYLAYVVKALAAVLKKYPMLNASLDEEREEIVIHEFIHIGFAVDTDRGLLVPVIRDADQKSLFQIAKEIEELTAKARAGTIQAVEMSGGTCTVSNIGSANGSWFTPIIHYPQSCLLGIGKVEKKPVVVDDSIEIASVMPLSLTYDHRLIDGMMAQHALNECQTYLSEPDWLLVM
- the metH gene encoding methionine synthase → MANVTLEQQLQRKILVIDGAMGTMIQSANLSAADFGGEAYEGCNEYLTLTAPHVIRRIHEAYLEAGADIIETNTFGATRIVLDEYGLGHLALELNIEAAKLAKQTAESFSTPDWPRFVAGSMGPTTKTLSVTGGATFEELVAAYEEQARGLLLGGVDLLLLETCQDTLNVKAGFLGISKAFEAVGRRVPLMISGTIEPMGTTLAGQAIDAFFISVRHMKPIAVGLNCATGPEFMTDHLRTLASLADTAVSCYPNAGLPDEEGHYHETPNMLAEKIRRFAEKGWINIVGGCCGTTPDHIRAIAEAVRDLPPRAIPSSFDVHAVSGIEALIYDETMRPLFVGERTNVIGSRKFKRLIAEGKYEEAAEIARAQVKSGAHVIDICLADPDRDELHDMEQFVREVVKKVKVPLVIDSTDERVIERALTYSQGKAIINSINLEDGEERFANVVPLLHRYGAAVVVGTIDEQGMAVTAERKLEIALRSYDLLVNRYGVPERDIIFDPLVFPVGTGDEQYIGAAKETIEGIRLIKERLPHCLTMLGISNVSFGLPPAGREVLNSVFLYHCTQAGLDYAIVNTEKLERFASIPEEEVRMAEALLFDTNDETLNAFIEFYRSKITAAKPAQTNLSLEERLARYVIEGSKDGLIPDLEKALETYSDPLSIINGPLMAGMDEVGRLFNNNQLIVAEVLQSAEVMKAAVAFLEPYMEKKEGSTKGKVILATVKGDVHDIGKNLVDIILSNNGYEVIDLGIKVAPQQLIEAVREHQPDIIGLSGLLVKSAQQMVVTAQDLRQAGISTPILVGGAALTRKFTENKIAPEYDGVVLYAKDAMDGLALANQIQQGEIDYKKKETAESEPTRQTTVVTAVKSTVSTDVPVYIPADLERHVLKNVPLDHVLPYVNWQMVLGHHLGLKGKVKRLLEEKDEKALALKAVVDELVAKAKEHGWIQPAGVYRFFPAQSDGNRVYIYDPTDGKTVLEMFDFPRQPRAPYLCLADYLKSKESGEMDYVGLFAVTAGHGVRELAQRWKEEGEFLKSHAIQALALEIAEGFAERIHQIMRDRWGFPDDPDFTMEERFAAKYQGQRYSFGYPACPNLEDQEKLFRLLHPEDVGIRLTDGYMMEPEASVSAIVFAHPEARYFNVL
- a CDS encoding SDR family oxidoreductase — protein: MVTKQQTTLPPQHQTRQPGLQTEMNPQPITIKDTYKGSGKLENRVAIISGGDSGIGRAVAVHFAKEGADVAILYLNEHEDAEETKRLVEQEGKRCLAIAGDIGDETFCKEAVKQTIKAFGKLDIVVNNAAEQHPQPNFLNITAAQLEKTFRTNVFGYFFLTKAALPHLKNGSAIINTASVTAYEGNEQLIDYSATKGAIVAFTRSLAKALVGQGIRVNGVAPGPIWTPLIPSTFQSEQVAAFGANTPMKRPGQPSEVAPCYVFLASDESSYMTGQMLHVNGGKFISD